In Methylovirgula sp., a single genomic region encodes these proteins:
- the shc gene encoding squalene--hopene cyclase — MNVQQAKSFAVESLGDTSREDNGPALRAAVRAAADWLVEHQKPDGHWVGRAESNACMEAQWCLALWFVGLENHPLRPRLAQAILETQRPDGAWEIYRGAPNGDINTTVEAYAALRSMGHRDDEPALERARAWIASKGGLRNARVFTRYWLALMGEWPWEKTPNIPPEVIWFPKWFTFSIYNFAQWARATLMPLSILSARRPSRPFAPENRLDALFPEGRDKFDYELPAKAGAGAWDKFFRGAEHALHVLQNFGHKRGWNLQRNGAVRHVLEWVIRHQDSDGAWGGIQPPWIYSVMALYTEGYAVDHPVIARSLAALDEPAWRVDRGEATWIQATNSPVWDTILTVMAFDDAGMLEEHPEPVEKAVQWVLDRQVRVPGDWSIKLPHVQPGGWAFEYANNFYPDVDDTAVALIALAPFRNEPKWRERGIEDAIQRGIDWLVGMQSEGGGWGAFDKDNNKEILTKIPFCDFGEALDPPSVDVTAHVVEAFGKLGLPRSHPTIVSALEYLRREQEPDGAWFGRWGVNYIYGTGAVLPALAAMGEDMNQPYIARACDWIVARQQENGGWGESCASYMDRAAAGHGNPTASQTAWALMALLAVDRPQDRAAIENGCLFLMRHQTDGTWIEPEYTGTGFPGYGVGQTIKLDSPLLRERLMQGPELSRAFMLRYDLYRQCFPLMALGRALRQRPQV; from the coding sequence ATGAACGTGCAGCAAGCCAAGAGTTTCGCGGTCGAGAGCCTCGGCGATACGAGCCGCGAGGATAACGGGCCGGCCTTGCGGGCCGCCGTCCGGGCTGCGGCCGACTGGCTCGTCGAGCACCAGAAGCCGGACGGGCATTGGGTCGGCCGCGCCGAATCGAACGCCTGTATGGAGGCGCAATGGTGCCTCGCGCTTTGGTTCGTGGGCCTCGAAAATCATCCGTTGCGGCCGCGTCTGGCCCAGGCGATCCTTGAAACCCAGCGTCCCGATGGCGCCTGGGAAATCTATCGCGGCGCCCCGAACGGCGACATCAACACCACCGTCGAGGCCTATGCCGCGCTGCGCTCGATGGGTCATCGTGACGACGAACCGGCGCTTGAGCGGGCGCGGGCGTGGATCGCCAGCAAGGGTGGCCTGCGCAACGCCCGGGTGTTTACCCGCTATTGGCTCGCGTTGATGGGCGAATGGCCGTGGGAAAAGACCCCGAACATTCCGCCGGAGGTTATCTGGTTTCCCAAGTGGTTCACGTTCTCGATCTATAATTTCGCGCAATGGGCGCGGGCGACGTTGATGCCGCTGTCGATTCTGTCGGCGCGCCGGCCGAGCCGTCCGTTCGCACCCGAAAACCGGCTTGACGCGCTGTTCCCGGAGGGCCGTGACAAGTTCGATTACGAATTGCCCGCCAAGGCCGGCGCTGGAGCGTGGGACAAATTCTTCCGCGGCGCCGAGCACGCGTTGCACGTCCTGCAGAATTTCGGACACAAACGGGGCTGGAATCTGCAGCGTAACGGTGCCGTCCGCCATGTCCTAGAATGGGTCATCCGTCATCAGGATTCCGACGGGGCCTGGGGCGGCATCCAGCCGCCGTGGATCTACAGCGTTATGGCGCTCTATACGGAAGGCTATGCCGTCGATCATCCGGTGATTGCCCGGAGCCTTGCGGCGCTCGACGAACCCGCGTGGCGCGTGGATCGCGGCGAGGCGACCTGGATTCAAGCGACTAACAGTCCCGTCTGGGATACGATTCTCACCGTCATGGCCTTCGACGATGCCGGGATGCTGGAAGAGCATCCGGAACCGGTCGAGAAGGCAGTGCAATGGGTGCTCGACCGGCAGGTTCGCGTCCCCGGCGATTGGTCGATCAAGCTGCCGCATGTCCAGCCCGGCGGCTGGGCCTTTGAATACGCCAACAATTTCTACCCGGATGTCGACGATACGGCGGTCGCGCTGATCGCGCTGGCGCCATTCCGCAACGAGCCGAAATGGCGTGAGCGCGGCATCGAGGATGCGATCCAGCGCGGCATTGACTGGCTGGTCGGTATGCAGAGTGAGGGTGGCGGCTGGGGTGCCTTCGATAAGGACAACAACAAAGAGATTCTGACCAAAATTCCCTTCTGCGACTTTGGTGAGGCGCTCGATCCGCCGTCCGTCGATGTCACGGCGCATGTCGTTGAGGCCTTCGGTAAGCTTGGCCTCCCGCGCTCCCACCCGACGATCGTCAGCGCGCTGGAATATCTGAGGCGCGAGCAGGAGCCGGACGGCGCCTGGTTCGGACGTTGGGGCGTCAATTATATTTACGGGACGGGCGCCGTGCTTCCGGCCTTGGCCGCAATGGGCGAGGACATGAACCAACCCTATATCGCGCGCGCCTGCGACTGGATCGTCGCCCGGCAGCAGGAAAACGGCGGCTGGGGCGAAAGCTGCGCGTCTTATATGGATCGCGCCGCGGCAGGTCACGGCAATCCGACGGCCTCGCAGACGGCCTGGGCACTCATGGCGCTTTTGGCTGTCGATCGTCCGCAGGATCGCGCAGCCATCGAAAACGGCTGCCTCTTCCTCATGCGACATCAAACGGACGGAACCTGGATCGAGCCGGAATACACCGGCACCGGCTTTCCCGGTTACGGCGTCGGCCAGACGATCAAGCTCGACTCACCTTTGCTGCGCGAGCGGCTGATGCAGGGACCGGAACTCTCTCGCGCGTTCATGCTGCGCTACGATTTATATCGTCAGTGTTTTCCGCTGATGGCGCTGGGGCGTGCTTTGCGGCAGCGTCCCCAGGTCTAA
- a CDS encoding LysR substrate-binding domain-containing protein, with the protein MVERQLPMLYDTILLRTFAAVCDAGSFTKAARVVNLTQSAVSLHVKRLEERVGAQLLRREPQGVSPTEQGEVLLSYARRILALHKEAERRLGGDAGGLIRIGAPEYFDLQTLSSLLREFSAQYPALRLQVELGIGPDIAAMLEADELDLAILSREIGEGDGIALSREKRIWAAGQTMQLDPDEPAPLALYPANCRWRQVVLDRLDRVGRPWTVAVQSSGIAGILAALDAGLAITIFPESSLPEALKPIGSAAALPPLPDFEFVLRRGSVRSGAVDHLAQMIANFFQLSAALRPGVAAGNGAHAHLAI; encoded by the coding sequence ATGGTGGAGCGGCAGCTGCCGATGCTTTACGACACGATCCTTCTGCGGACTTTCGCGGCCGTCTGCGACGCGGGCAGCTTCACCAAGGCGGCGCGCGTGGTGAACCTCACCCAATCCGCGGTCAGCCTGCACGTTAAGCGCCTCGAAGAGCGGGTCGGCGCGCAATTGCTCCGGCGTGAGCCGCAGGGCGTCAGTCCGACAGAGCAGGGCGAGGTTCTGCTCTCCTACGCCCGGCGCATTCTCGCCCTGCATAAAGAGGCCGAGCGCCGCCTGGGTGGGGATGCCGGTGGCTTGATCCGCATCGGCGCGCCGGAATATTTCGACCTGCAGACGCTGTCGTCATTGCTCCGGGAGTTTTCGGCGCAATATCCGGCGCTGCGGTTGCAAGTCGAACTGGGCATTGGCCCCGATATCGCCGCCATGCTTGAAGCAGACGAGCTCGATCTCGCAATTTTGAGCCGGGAGATTGGCGAGGGCGACGGAATCGCGCTGTCGCGCGAGAAGCGCATTTGGGCCGCCGGTCAAACCATGCAGCTCGATCCGGACGAGCCGGCACCGCTCGCGCTTTACCCGGCAAATTGCCGCTGGCGGCAGGTGGTTCTCGATCGGCTCGATCGCGTAGGACGCCCCTGGACGGTCGCGGTTCAAAGCTCGGGGATCGCCGGCATCCTTGCGGCGCTCGACGCGGGCCTCGCGATCACGATCTTTCCGGAAAGCAGCCTGCCGGAGGCGCTCAAACCCATTGGGAGCGCGGCGGCGCTGCCACCGCTGCCGGATTTCGAATTCGTGTTGCGGCGAGGCTCGGTGCGCAGCGGGGCGGTCGATCATCTTGCGCAGATGATCGCCAATTTCTTCCAGCTTTCAGCAGCGCTGCGGCCCGGTGTTGCGGCTGGCAACGGCGCGCACGCGCATCTCGCCATTTAG